tatatatatatatatatatatatatatgtgtgtgtgtgtgtgtgtgtatcatatagaatgagttttttttttatgcaaaagtATAAAGGAACTGTGCTAATTAGATGACTATTTATAACAAAAACTGAAGAGCAACTTATTTTTCAGTTGGATTTGAGTTTTGGAAGAAGCTGTGTGGTGAGCATGGGATATCTCCAGAAGGCACACTTGAAGATTATGCAACTGAAGGGACAGACCGCAAAGATGTCTTCTTCTACCAGGCTGATGATGAGCACTACATCCCTCGTGCAGTCCTACTCGATTTGGAGCCTCGAGTTATTCATTCTATCATGAATTCTCCTTATGCTAAGGTTAAAATCAATCTTTAGAACTATTcctgtattacttatatattacatGTCAATTACTATGTCTGATCTTTGTGCTATTTATTGCTATGAAAGACTAATGTTAACTTTAGTGTTAATCCCCATAACagctattcctcttcttatttagaACTAATAGAAGTCCTTGTTACCAACAGCTGTACAAccctgagaatatatatatgtcaaagcaAGGAGGAGGCGCAGGTAATAACTGGGCCTCAGGCTTTAGCCAGGGGGAGCGTATCTACGAGGAAGTTTTTGACATTATCGACCGAGAAGCTGATGGCTCAGACAGTTTAGAAGGCTTTGTACTCTGTCACAGCATTGCTGGAGGTACAGGTTCTGGCCTTGGCTCTTATATCCTCGACAGGTTGAATGATCGCTTCCCAAAGAAAGTTGTGCAGACCTATTCTGTTTTTCCCAACCAGGATGAAATAAGGTATGGCTCTTCCATATTTGGAATGTGTAGAATGTAAAGTATGATATATGAATGTTTTTAATATTGTATAAATAGGTTTTAAGGCTGTCTTCTTCATTTTGTACTCTTTGTAGATAATACCATACACACTAAACCCTGATATGATAATACCTTATACACTAAACCCTGATATGAGTGGGGCAGAATTATATAGGACCATGTTGCTTAGTTACATTTTGAGAAAAAGTGCAAACTATTTAGAATATCACTTCACATGTTGTTAGTGATGTCCCCAGGCTTGCCTTTATAGGAAGTCTACATTGTTTACTAGGCAGTTGCATTCTCCAAGGAAAATTATTGCACTAGGATTGTGTTtgatgagtgtgtttgtttgtttatttttgctagGAATGTGTTTGTGAGTGGAGCTTTTCTCTTGTAAAGTTGTGTTTGTGGAGTGGAGGTGGTTCACAAGTTTGTTCAGTTACTTTAATTGTATCTGTGCCTTTAGTTcttgtaattgttttattttaatggGTGCTGTAAAGATTGTTTCTCTGATTAGCCACAATATTTTCAATGTGTAATTTGTGTTGTCAGTGATTGTGATTGACAGGAGGTTGAGGTGTCTTTCTGTTTCAGTTTATACACAGTTACAATTGGTTTTGAGTTAGTGAGGTATCTTTATTGTgtctggtgatgatggtgacaaaaTTATGTAGATGAGACCTGTGTAATCATGCACTGAATAGAAAAACTAACTAAAACTTGGTATCAGTTTATATTGCAACATTAACAAGTATTTATTTGAGTGTTTATGGTAAAACATTTGTATTCATTCAGGTTAAGAGTTGTAAAATAGATTTACAGAAGATGCAATCAGTAACTTAAACTATAATTCTACAAATATTTCACATTCATTTAcattatgtacacagatatatctgCAGCTGATTTTTCAGTCAACAAGCCTTGAATCCATATATGAAAATTGCCTatgttcattctcttttctttgaaATTAATACTTATTCATTTTCAACAGTGATGTGGTGGTTCAGCCATACAATTCACTGCTAACACTGAAGAGGCTCACACAGAGTGCAGACTGTGTGGTTGTGCTAGACAACACTGCTCTCAACCGCATTGCAACTGACCGTCTCCACATCTCCAACCCTACCTTCTCACAGATTAATTCCCTTGTGTCAAATATCATGTCTGTTTCCACTGCTACTCTGAGGTGAGTGAACagtatttttgttctttgttactATATATGTAGATGAGGCCTCTGTGTATTGGTTTACACTGTACTTGATCATAAATAGTATGTTTAACCTCAACATTCATACAAAAAATAGCTTAGAAAAATTATAGATTGTACTGGATACACTCTATACCTATTAATTCAGAAAATAGTTAAAGTTCTGAACATTAGATAATAGTGTAACCAAAGCTTTACGTGAATAGATGCATTCCTCATGAAAAGAGTAAAGTTTCAAAGATTCATAAAAGGGTATTCCAATTCAGAAGTAGAGGCAGAGAAACAGGTCACTACATTGTTTTCTGGATTGTGTACAGAAATTTTACAATGAGGTTACTTAGTGGGTATGGGTTGGCTGAATAAAGAATACTAGGCAAAAAGTCTCAAAGTTCTTTtgtagaataataaaagaaatatgattgagagcgagagattggaattaagggagagggggagagatggggaggtgtcaggggagaaagagagagagagattggggttaagggagaaggagagagagagagagagagagagagagagagagagagagagagagagagagagagagagagagagagagagagagagagagagagagagagaaggggggggagcgaggagggagggagagagagagagagagagagagagagagagagagagagagagagagagagagagagagagagagagagagagagagagagagagagagagatcctctcACTGTGGAGAGCAAAAATCTTTGAGTCAGCCATGATTGATAAGGAATGCAGAAAATTCACATGGTATGTGGGAGCAATATCCCGTTCATGAACAGTATATCTACCTGCTGCTCAGAGGAAAAATACTGACAACCTGAggaattcctctctttcttggttACATATTTAAGCTATTATAATATATTCAGCCTCCAGGGTAGGACAGAGTGCCATATTTTGAAGTTAATGCTAACTCAATTCTTTTCTGTCAGTCAGAAATGTAATTTGTCAGTGTTAATTCACTGGCACCATGTTGCTTTACTGTaacttttgttttgtgaattttgctcCACAAGCCAACAAGTGAATTAGTAGGATCTtgcctgattttcccattccttgtatTTTCTTACACAACTAATATTAAGatccctgttattatcatcattgtcattattgatatgattatgctGATTTCATTAATAGTACTAAGagcaatgaaaaatatgataaaatcaagTAAAAGGGTAAACAATTGAGATCAGGTAAGATCAGTAATTGACTTTTTGGTGACTAaacatttgtggagccatctacatgtaaacaaaactaaaatcatAGATGACATGGAATGAATGGTATGCTATCCCAGTGGTATAGGGTTAACTATAAAGTCAGACAAGTTAGGGAATCTGCTATAAAAGTGAACATTAACCCATtcgtcccggatttatgttctatcccctgtagtttttggtgaattttgttacatacagatggctccacatgtgctcagccggcaaggagtctattagtaggccctagttactgattctgatttccctattccttgaattggctgaaaattaataccattgctatcgatactgttattactgttattgatgttatgattattaatttttcattgaaatattttagacaatgaaatgatacaaaagaccctttcttaaagtgaaaggaaagggtaaacaggtgagataggtagtttctaataactggctatttggtgattaagaacttgttgagccatcactgtgtaaatacaataaatacacatgtattactgaaggcatggcatgtattcttgccacatggggcgaatgggttaagttatGAAGGAAGAAAAGTATTTAAAATTGAGTCATTAACATAAGAATACATTGGGTTATAAGTAGACTGAGGAAGATcattcacagagagagaaaaaataagtagaagTTACAGAATCCTGATTAACACAACTGGTAACAGGGAAAGGGTCACATGTACTGTCAACAGCAACAGAGGTGACAGTAGGACATCAGTAGGGATGATCTAAGATgaagatgctgatgctgatacttttatttttatttgtattttatctgGGATTATAAAGCAGTTTAATTGAATTCAGAATTGTATAAATTTAAAGGTTAATTTTTGTGGTTGTGTTGACTGTATCTTTAGAATATATATTGGTTATAGCAGAACTTTGGTCATAGAATTTGAAATTTGTCTGGCAGAAAAAAAGTCTGACTCTGAGATTTTCTTTATGAATGCTTGCAAAAAGGTCTTTGACACCTGGTTTTTTGTCTATGACTCAGCTGAAGTTTATGACAGGTGTGGTGTCCTATGCATAACGTCTGTCCTTGATGTTCTTCAAAATATTTGTGGAAAGAATCCATGATATGACCTGACGGTACAACAGTCTGGCGTGAACATACTCATGTTTTGGCTTGACTAGATGTGATGCGACAGCATAGTGTGAATCAGCCCTAAGATTGACATTTTTTCAGTTACTCTTAATGATATGCAATCTGAGCTCTGCATTTGTGGTTAGTGGGTGGAGTTGTGATGGTTTTAGTTAACGAAACACAAATATTAAAGTTACTGAGCATGATTTGACTACTGTAATAAAATGCAATGTATATCATGCAAATTGATGCTAAACTTGTAGTTGAGTTATCAAAAGAAATTCAGTAATAGCTAAGCATGTGTATGTAGATTGGCACAGATTTGAACATTTCAGCATATGAtgcctacttttttttcttttcttttcttttcttttcttttcttttcttttcttttcttttcttttcttttcttttcttttcttttcttttcttttcttttcttttcttttcttttcttttctcttttctcttttctttctttctttctttctttcctttttttttctaagaattaTAAATGTTCCAAGGAGAACCATGGATACTGTCCAAACTCCAATCATTTGAAATAATCCAAAATGCTACACTACATCACAGTATATCACAGCAGATAGTTTTAACTGTTCCCTTTTCAAAACCATGTTAAATAGAACTGCTCGTTGTTTAGCAGCTGTAGGTTCACTTTATAATATTTTAGCTTTAGAACTTTACTTGTTTTAGTAACCCATGGCAATTCAGTGGTGCTTGACCATGATGAGGCTTTTTTGAATTAGCAGCTGTTTTTTCCTGGTACTTGCAGTTTGATAATTACAAAGTAGAGCTACTTATTTTCAATGATTCATAACCATGAGTTTCATCtcaattttttaaagatttatcaTTTACTGATTagttttttgcttattttcttttgctatcatttatatatatttatatataatttttcattaaaGTGCTGATGTTTCCGTTATTTACCtagactgagggggggggggtttggtttggttttgcgaagttctagcttcgcccgggccttctagatatggcccggcctgtgtcagcttttttacggctgtcttattgagttgtctgacactcggtgcttaccgtggcggcgggattgccagcaagcgctcctgctgccatggtgtaagcatttcgcatagcctctttaccagcacggaggctgttgtgggcggtccatgtctcaggaattgtgtatggttacaattttctaggtagtggactagtgtggcgttcggctcgccgcagtgcttgcagcaccattcatcgcgttcgattgttgggataatctgccatgcacagtggtaacctaggcgcattctgtgaagaatgacttcggtacctctgttgcttacttcagagagtgccagtggttcagagcctgtggcgtctgagtaccagctggccgagggggaggttctcgtttcctctctgtggagctgccgtaggaaggtacgaccgaccaaggcacacttctccataagtaattttcggctcggttttatcgtcatgggatttgggggcatacccctgccagcggcggctagtctgtcagcaagctcgttccctctgatgccgatgtggcttgggacccaattgatgataattcttctaccctgagcaagaattctctgtgccattgtgagaatcgtggtcagtaggtagatgttgtctgtgggtgagctgtacCTAGACTGAAGTACAGGAATTCTCTCAAAATAGACTGTGTTTTCCCAGAGAAGTAATTGAAGtagtttttcatatatttactgtAAAATGCAACCTCTTCTTTTTTTAGGTCTTTCACAAACAGGAGTGCATCTATTAGGCAGGTGCATTTTATATGCCATGATATTCAATATATAGAAATTCTTTGTACCATGCAtaacacaaaaagaaatatatgttcataGGTACTAATGTATATTTTCATCCCATAACCTCTCCATTTCTGTTTTCCATTTGCAAATAGTGCCTGCCCATCAAGTTGATTCATATTTGGTGTAATctagtacaagtacaagtacaaaacgccaaaatatatataagtacaggaATTCACGCACACTCATTTGTGGTATCAGTGGCTTCAGAGTCAAGTCACCAGGGTATATGTTGCTGTTGCACTCAGcttgttttatatattcacacagtgtAATTATATATGACAAAGGTGTATAAATGAGAATATAAAGCCATATACAGAGAACCTCTGGGAAATTTGAAAATTAAGGTAAAATTCTGTATGTTTTTTATGCAGTTGAAGGGTTAACAGTATTGAATATTGTTTGCAATTATTTTCTCCAAATTATATGAGAATAGTGTTAGGAAAAGCAAACACTATTCAATATCTGGTGACTGAAACGAGATGAGCAAAGAGTTTCATTTCCAGTGCTGtctgggaaaattaataaaaaatggggaaaatgctgtgctcattttttatatttttgtgaaatgtcacaaaggagccaattagtagaccttgtgaccttacttgatttcacctttctttgaattggtggggaaaacattttttactaatgctatgagtattgatggtgttatttttattatagatcttataattactataatattataaacttttttctttGCCGTGTCAGAGCCTGCGTTGGCGACCAGGttaaatttcatggttgtacaagggagtgtacaaaggtggtttccctttgccttccttcgggattataaacattagtaacagcaaaataagataacatagaaTATTTTTgtagataaaggaaaaggataaatgggCTAGACGGGcatacttgtaattggctcattggtgactttgtacaagtgcaaccatctatgtggaaaaacagataaacaagtaaactcacagtgggcatgacatgtacatacatgccatgcccatcagcattgggttaaaaatggGTGAAAAATATTACTTTTCTGTTGTTTgcttgttatcactgtcatcatcaacaGTGTTATCATTATGCCAGAGCAAGAGTTAGAGGAGTTACCTGTACTGTGTACTAGGTCTACAAAGTGTACGGGCAGCTGATTTCTTCTGTGGGGACATGGTGGGGCTGTGTTAACCATTGGAACCTGTGGAATCAAAACACATTATAGAACTACACATGGCTATTTCCAGAATGGCCATTGTAGAACATCCTCTGTCCTCTCTGGTTTCATTTGGAAAAATTGTGAAACGTATTTGATATGATTACAGCCTATTTAACACTACGTAAAAGGGTTTCTTTGGTTCAACAGATATCCCTCGTATATGAACAATGACCTGATTGGCCTGATTGCTCCTCTGATTCCCACACCAAGATTGCATTTCCTGATGACTGGCTATACTCCTCTAACTACAGACCAAGAGGTAATGTCCACCACacaattttttctttcctttttcttgaaCCATTTCCCTGtagttatgttttatttatgtcaTTTGTGTCTGGACTTGACAGCTGTGTGGCTTTTGTGGAGATGTTGCTTCTTCAGAGTCCCATAAACCCCCACCAAGATAAGCTTTTTAACCTCATATTCAGTTTATCAGGAAATAAGGATCAAGCCAGATTATATACAGGGTGGAGATTTATTGCTTTTTCTTGATACTCAAATCAACAATGATCACTCAACACAGCATGACTGAGATTGAACAGTAATTTATGCCTTAGATTATGTATAGTAATTCCAGAAtgagagtattattattatgttgtcttTATCTTGTTACATTCAGTGAATAGAAGCAAGGAATTGAAAAAGCTATTTCATTAAAACGGCctccaatttctttctttctccttccaatcATAGGTGGCATCAGTGCGGAAGACAACTGTTTTGGATGTGATGCGTCGCTTGCTCCAGCCCAAAAACATGATGGTCTCCACTCCCCTGGACCGTAACACACAGCACTGTTACATCTCCATTTTAAATATTATTCAGGTGATGACTCAGTGATGACAgagatatttttgtaaattattagGAAACcagattatttttgttgtttgaacTTCATATATtctgtgttctttttattattatttttattattattattattattcctcctcctcctaaccattGATATCTAGTAGAATTGTATAAGGTAGCTAACGCTAGGAGCAACAATAAAATGAAAGGCAAAAATCTAACATGTTGGATATTTGCATTTCATTTATTACCTTTAATGTTTTAGGTTACTTTATATACcggctgtgataatgataatggtaatgatgataataatgataacaataataataatgagctgttgtatgtgcttgtgtaaaATAAGTTTTCCAGTGAGTTACAGGAATGTCCAAATTTTAGGCAACCCATCAAACATTGAGTTGAGATATTGATATTCCTGAATTGTTTGAATGCAACATAACTGTTTActtcataaatataattttggtGTAATGATGAATCAGTTCTTCCTCTTACTTATTTTTAGTGATGTAGATCTGGTTATTTTCACATTACATTTGTATGACCTTACTGTGTAAATGCCTTTGGTAGCACTGTAATATGTCCATTATTACTCAAGATAATTCAGTAACCTGAACTATCGTGAATAATGGATGATGAACAATATTGATTTTTTACAAAGGGTCAAAATTTATTACAGATTGTATGATGGTAAAGCACACAGCTAAGTAGCATATATTCTTGGTTATTCTTTAACAACAAAAGTATCTACATTTTCCAGGGAGAGGTTGATCCAACTCAAGTGCACAAGTCTCtgcagagaataagagaaaggaagatggctCAGTTTATCCCCTGGGGCCCAGCATCTATTCAGGTTGCACTCTCCAAGAAATCCCCATACATCACCACAGCCCACAGAGTTTCAGGCCTCATGCTGGCCAATCACACTAACATCTCTGCTGTAAGTACTCTTTGTTgcaatatatatgggtgtgtggtaagtgtttccttctcctttatctgccccccccccccccctctttcctttcttctccatcattattctaatttttctgtctgttctgtctcctCAGCCCATCATCCCCTCCCTTTTTATGCATGCGTTTTCTAACCTCTTCCACCTATTGCACCTAATTCTTTTCTCTTATGCCCATTACTTAGTTTCCTTCATTCCCATTTGTGTAATTTAACACCAGCTGTAAAATAGGCTTCTTCAAAGTTATGGTTGCAAGCATGTTAATTAGCTAGAAGCTGCATCtcataaagagaaaatatatgaatagattattatatatgagaaagaatagattgatagatttttcttcatcatttatgattactataatagttAATGCATAATTCTAgtctatcatgatcattatattttttcttctttctttcttctttttcttcgttttcttcttctttttttttctttttttttttactgtgtcatTTTTATAATGAGATCCAATTTTAAATGTACAATAGACATTAAATAAAGGTAACATGCAGTCAGAATGGGTCACAATGAAAGGTTGAAAAACTCCGGAGTCCAGAGTCTCAGAAAGAAATTCAAAAAATTTAAAACTAAATATGACAGTAGTACGTAATCTGAAATAATGAGTTGTCATGGGAGTTATTCAAAGATTTTTGCAATATAATTTACCCCCATGATAATTTAAAACAGAAACAACTAAATATTTTAGGACATACATTGTTTCATGCTACTTCCTGTAGTTGAGAAACTTGTAGTATCCTTTATTATCCAATATCATTTATATCCTTAATACTTTCTCGACAGTCcacttatgaaaaaataaaaaagatatatatatatatatatatatattatatatatatgactagtaACTACAAGATTTATGCTTGGTCTTTTTATTTATCAGCATAACATGGTTGCTTTTCTTTAGAGGTAGAGTAGGCAAAATCCAAATATCTAATCTTTTTGATTATCTTCAGCTGTTTGAGAGAACACTACACCAGTATGACAAGCTACGCAAACGAGAAGCTTTCTTGGAACAGTTCCGCAAAGAGGCCATGTTTGCGGAGAGCTTGGACGAACTTGACAGTTCCAGGGAAGTTGTGCAGCAACTTGTGGACGAGTACAAAGCAGCAACAACACCTGACTACCTCTCTTGGGGTCTCAATCATGATTCTGCAGAGGCTTAGGGTCACAGTGCACAAGAACGGAATTGACAAAAAGCTTTAAATAACAAACATTTTGTCATTCATATTTGAATGGTGTATGTTGTGGAAGTACATGTGTCTTTGCTTGTTTTGTATACTTGCTTATCTTGCCAATATTTGTGATTTGATGATTTAAGTAcagtgtctttatgtatatagtgAACCAGGAGTTTTGGGATAAGGGCATTCAGGCTGTTCATTAACATGCTTATATCTAGCTTTCACTCAATGTTTAACTTCATATTCAGTTGGAGAGTTAAGGGCCTTTTCAGAATATGTtgagtgatagtaataaaggaaaatccggaagagagaggaagaggcactaCATTATAGTAGCCCTTTGCTGGAAGTTCATACCTTCTATAACATCAAAGCCATGGGGAACCTTCATCCCAGTGCCATAAAAATGTCGATGATATGACCAGGAAACTGATCATTAAagattgtctttttatttttatattgcaaTTGAAGGTAGGAGTTTGAATCTTTCACATGCTATGGCCAATGATTTTGTTGTACCAGACAATGGTGTTTTagcatacacattcataaaatAATGCAGGTCCCTGTGTACAGGCTTGCTTATCTTAATTAATGTCCACAGGATTATATAATCTgctaaagaaaagagaataggtgTAGGGACCATATACCTAGGCAGATTTACacttataattttgtgtgtgtgtgtgtaaatatacacacacacacacacacacacacacacacacacacacacacacacacacacacacacacacacacacacacacacacacacacacaaacacacacacacacacacacacacacacacacacacacacacacacacacacacacacacacacacacacacacacacacacacacacatatacatacatacatatataaatatatgatatatacacatacacatatattatatatgtgtgtatatatataatgcatatacatttatatatatatatatatatatatatatatatatatataaatgtatatatatatataatagaatgatatatgtgtatgtgtatgagtatgtatgtatacatacacacacagacatatattgcaaatgttttcatatatattatatatattatatatatatatatatatatatatatatatatatatatatatatatatatattacacacacacacacacacacacacatatatatatatatagctacatatagtTACCACCATTTCATTAAATTCATTTAtgtattgtatcattattttatgtttgtgtttagcacacaaacaaatacacactaaATAGGTGATATATTTGAGTAATTACACCATGTGTATCAGTGTTacaaaatgttttattatttacttgCGATACTTATTGTTAAGATATTTGAATAAACATAACGACTAATGAATTTTATCTTGAcctctataatattataaaataagtgAAATTAGGTTAAATAATTTTGTCATTCACATTATTAGTTTACATAACTATCACAATATTctattgatttattatatataaagtgaaGAATTTTTGTACTTTCTAATATCAGATCAAAGTGGGCCTTACAAATGGGAAAACCATGTGTATAAtcagagagtgtgtatgtgtgtctgtgactgagtgttatatttgtgcatttatgtattgtgtatattttatatttacctttacattttcatacacacacgaacacaattcATGACAAGCTTGCCCCATGATAGATATTTAGTAATATTATTCATGACTGAATATGAAAATGTTGTATAAGTACCAATTTAATCACTTCCTTTTGTATGAAAGTTTAGTGCTAGTTGATGTAAAACCATAGGAGGCTATTTCACTTattacaaaatagaaaaaaaaaactgtaagagTGTATGTGATAATCTTAAAAGGCAAAGGACTGGCTTAATTAATCATGGAAAACAGCCAGCTGTAAGTGCCATGCCATAGCTGCACATAAGGGTGCGGTGGCCCATGTTTGACACCCCTGACCTACAATATGAAGGAtgtataatgattaataatcTGCTAAATATT
The sequence above is drawn from the Penaeus chinensis breed Huanghai No. 1 chromosome 33, ASM1920278v2, whole genome shotgun sequence genome and encodes:
- the LOC125043134 gene encoding tubulin gamma-1 chain translates to MPCEIITLQLGQCGNQIGFEFWKKLCGEHGISPEGTLEDYATEGTDRKDVFFYQADDEHYIPRAVLLDLEPRVIHSIMNSPYAKLYNPENIYMSKQGGGAGNNWASGFSQGERIYEEVFDIIDREADGSDSLEGFVLCHSIAGGTGSGLGSYILDRLNDRFPKKVVQTYSVFPNQDEISDVVVQPYNSLLTLKRLTQSADCVVVLDNTALNRIATDRLHISNPTFSQINSLVSNIMSVSTATLRYPSYMNNDLIGLIAPLIPTPRLHFLMTGYTPLTTDQEVASVRKTTVLDVMRRLLQPKNMMVSTPLDRNTQHCYISILNIIQGEVDPTQVHKSLQRIRERKMAQFIPWGPASIQVALSKKSPYITTAHRVSGLMLANHTNISALFERTLHQYDKLRKREAFLEQFRKEAMFAESLDELDSSREVVQQLVDEYKAATTPDYLSWGLNHDSAEA